AATTAGCACATATTCGCTACCCTAATCATCAAAAAGATTTCTGGAATCTCATAAACACCTATGATCAAAATCCACAAAAAATCCACATTTGGCTTAGAGAATATCAAGACTTACTACTTCTTTTACATCATAAAATTTTTAAAGCCTAATATAAAGATATTTTGGTATCAAACATTAAAAAATCACAAATATTTTCTATCATGGAATGGCTTCTATCCTCTTTTAAAACAGCTAAATAAATTTTTCTCTTTAGATTAAGCCCACGAATTTTAGTGTAATAAAAGGTTTTATTTTGCAATTCTTCTTTAATGTGCAAATAAGGTAAAAATGTCATATAATTTTTCTCTTTAGATTCTTGAAATAAAAATTCCTTAATTTTTTCATAAGTTTCAAATTGTGCAACAACATTAAAATTATTTGTATTAATATCCAATTTACTCAAATAGTTTTTAATAGCAGTAAATTCTCCATCTCCCAAAATCAAATCAACCCATTCATAAGAAAATAAATTTTCTACTTTAATGATTCTAGGCAAAGGCTTCGTAGAAACAAGAACAATCTCATCTTCTAGCCACTCTCTATAAATAATATTTTCTTTAAAAATTGGGGATTCCACTAATGCAATCTTTGTGTTTTCTTTACAAGAATCTTGCAAATCCTCAATAGCGCGTAAAGAATCTGCGGCATAATAATGAATCTTTGGATAAATCTCTCGAGTTAATTTTGGAAAAATCTTAGGCAAAATAAATTTCTCAATCACTGGAGAACAAACTATTTCAATGGTATTGTTATATCGTATATTATGCACAAATTCTCTACGATAGGCACACAAATTTCTTTCAATTTTTAAAGCGATATTAAAAATCTTCTCACCCTCTTTAGTAAGGCTAACTCCACTTTTCTTTCTCACAATAAGCTTTGTATTAAAATAAGATTCAAGGTATTTAATTTGCTGAGTAATGGCAGGTTGAGAAATTCCTAACTTCATTGAAGCTTTAGAGAAACTTTTCTCTCTAACTACAATAATAAAAGTTTTTAATTTAGTGAGGTCATATAACATTTTAGCTTCCTTAATACAATTCATAAAATAAAAGTTAAATTATTTTTAATATTTCTAAAAAATTATATTTCATTTCAAATAAAATATCAATTTAATTGCCCTTGCAATAAATTGGTATAATTCCAAAAAAAGTTTATCAAGGTCTTTTATGCAAGAGAAATTTTTAAATCAACTCAACACTTCACAAAAACAAGCAGTCACTACAATTGAAGGGGCTTTATTGATTTTGGCAGGTGCAGGAAGTGGAAAAACCAAAACCATCACAACTCGACTTGCATATTTGATTGATGAAGTAGGGATTCCGCCAAGTAATACCTTAACTCTCACTTTTACCAACAAGGCAGCCAATGAAATGCAAAAACGAGCCTTAAATATGTTGAAAAAATCAACTTCTCATCCCCCATTGCTTTGCACTTTTCATAAATTTGGACTATTGTTTTTAAAATTTTATATCTCACTTTTAGGGCGAAAAATAAACTTTATTTTAGCCGATAGTGATGATACTAAAAAAATTCTCAAAGAGCTTAATTGCGATCTTGCACCACTTCCTTTAATTATTAGCGAAATTTCCCGTTATAAAAATTCTCAAATTACCCCACAAGAAGCCCTTAAAAATGCCCACAATGAACTCTACAAACACATAGCAAAAGTTTATTTAAACTACCAAGAAACGCTTTTACAAAACAATATGGTAGATTTTGATGATTTGCTCTTACTCCCTATTGAGATTTTAAAATCCAATCCAAATGTCGCCACAGAAATTAGTCAAAAATACCAATACATTATGGTTGATGAATATCAAGACACCAATGATTTGCAATACCAACTTTTAAAATATCTCTGCACCACACACAATAATATCTGTGTAGTGGGCGATGATGATCAAAGTATTTATAGTTGGAGGGGTGCTAATATCCAAAATATTCTTAATTTCTCTCAACATTTCAAAGGCGCAAAAACTATTAAACTAGAAGAAAACTATCGCTCCAGTAAATCCATTTTAAATGCTGCCAATCATCTTATTTCCAATAATAAAGAACGGCTAGGAAAGACATTAAAAAGCACTTTAGATGAAGGAAAGCCCATTGAAGTTTTGCATTCTTATGACGAACAAGAAGAAGCAAAAAATCTCTCAAAAATCATCAAAAAACTACTCCAAAATGGGATAAATCCAAAAGATATTGCTATTTTATTTCGTTTAAATGCACTCTCTCGATCTCTAGAAGAAGGCTTCAATCGTGAAAGAATCCCTTATGTTTTAGTGGGAACCATTCGCTTTTATGAGCGTAGCGAAATTAAAGATGTGATTAGTTATTTTAGAGTTTTAACAAACATTAATGATGACTTCTCACTCCTTAGAATTATCAATAAACCCAAAAGAGGCATAGGAAAAACCACCCTTGAAAAACTAAAATCACTTAGTCAAATCCATCATTGTAGCATTTATGAGCTTTTTTCAAATCAATCTCCACAATTATTACAACAAGAAATTAGCAAAAAAACCTACAATACAATTTGGGAGTTTTTTAAAACTATTAAAGAACTCCAAGATTTACAAGCACAATCTAGCCTCAAATTCCTTGATGATTTTGAAGAAAAAATTGGACTCTGCAAAGCTTTATCGCAAAATAGCGAGGAAGTTGATAGGGTAAGCAATATTGAAGAATTTTATGGATTATACCGCGAATATGTTAAACAAAATCCACTTATGGAATTAGAAGATTTTCTAAATGAACTTGCACTAAGAAGCGATCAAGAAGATACCGAATTAAGAAATGAGCAAAAAGGGGTTGAAGGCGTTTCGTGTATGAGCGTTCATTCTAGCAAAGGTTTGGAATTTGATTATGTTTTTATCATCGGACTTGAAGAAGGTTTTTTTCCTATGGCAAGGGAAGATACTAATCTCCAAGAAGAAAGACGACTAGGCTATGTTGCCTTTACTAGGGCAAAAAAGGAGCTTTATTTAAGCTATGTTGATTCAAGATTTTACAGAGGAAATCGCACTAGTTTGTATCCCTCAAGATTCTTGGCAGAAAGCAAGATTCTTGCTAAAGAGAATTTTTTAAATCAAAACACCACCGATATTTCAAAAACCGCCTATGAGATAGGTTTTCAAAGGGGAGATTGTGTAATGCACAAAATTTTTGGAGCAGGAAGAATCACTGAAATCACAAAAAGCGGACAAGAAATTAAATTAAAAATTAATTTTGGCGGACTTTTAAGGGAAATTTTAAGTGGCTATGTTACAAAAGTTTAACCTAAAAAACCTCCAAATAAAACAAAAATGCAATTCCAAGAATAATGCGATAGATTCCAAAGGGGATAAAATTAAATCTTGAAACAAAACCTAAGAATAATTTAATCGCTATCAAAGCACTTAAAAATGCTACAACAAACCCTACTCCCAAAACAAGGAGATTATCAGCATTAAACACGGCATAGTTTTTATAAGCACTATATCCACTTGCAATAATCATCGTAGGTAAAGCTAGGAGAAAAGAAAATTCTGTTGCTACTTTACGATTGCAGCCCAAAAGCAATCCACCAATAATAGTCGCCCCACTCCTAGAAGTGCCTGGAATCATCGCCAAAGCTTGAAAAATCCCAATCAAAAAGGATT
This portion of the Helicobacter canadensis MIT 98-5491 genome encodes:
- a CDS encoding LysR family transcriptional regulator, which gives rise to MLYDLTKLKTFIIVVREKSFSKASMKLGISQPAITQQIKYLESYFNTKLIVRKKSGVSLTKEGEKIFNIALKIERNLCAYRREFVHNIRYNNTIEIVCSPVIEKFILPKIFPKLTREIYPKIHYYAADSLRAIEDLQDSCKENTKIALVESPIFKENIIYREWLEDEIVLVSTKPLPRIIKVENLFSYEWVDLILGDGEFTAIKNYLSKLDINTNNFNVVAQFETYEKIKEFLFQESKEKNYMTFLPYLHIKEELQNKTFYYTKIRGLNLKRKIYLAVLKEDRSHSMIENICDFLMFDTKISLY
- a CDS encoding ATP-dependent helicase: MQEKFLNQLNTSQKQAVTTIEGALLILAGAGSGKTKTITTRLAYLIDEVGIPPSNTLTLTFTNKAANEMQKRALNMLKKSTSHPPLLCTFHKFGLLFLKFYISLLGRKINFILADSDDTKKILKELNCDLAPLPLIISEISRYKNSQITPQEALKNAHNELYKHIAKVYLNYQETLLQNNMVDFDDLLLLPIEILKSNPNVATEISQKYQYIMVDEYQDTNDLQYQLLKYLCTTHNNICVVGDDDQSIYSWRGANIQNILNFSQHFKGAKTIKLEENYRSSKSILNAANHLISNNKERLGKTLKSTLDEGKPIEVLHSYDEQEEAKNLSKIIKKLLQNGINPKDIAILFRLNALSRSLEEGFNRERIPYVLVGTIRFYERSEIKDVISYFRVLTNINDDFSLLRIINKPKRGIGKTTLEKLKSLSQIHHCSIYELFSNQSPQLLQQEISKKTYNTIWEFFKTIKELQDLQAQSSLKFLDDFEEKIGLCKALSQNSEEVDRVSNIEEFYGLYREYVKQNPLMELEDFLNELALRSDQEDTELRNEQKGVEGVSCMSVHSSKGLEFDYVFIIGLEEGFFPMAREDTNLQEERRLGYVAFTRAKKELYLSYVDSRFYRGNRTSLYPSRFLAESKILAKENFLNQNTTDISKTAYEIGFQRGDCVMHKIFGAGRITEITKSGQEIKLKINFGGLLREILSGYVTKV